In Uranotaenia lowii strain MFRU-FL chromosome 2, ASM2978415v1, whole genome shotgun sequence, one genomic interval encodes:
- the LOC129743712 gene encoding uncharacterized protein LOC129743712, whose protein sequence is MIVIFEKLLLFSVLGTVVLAHPGKLKEPKFEFQQIAQAFESREKMVSPIHESDSETAKVVPVQFEGMPWSQSHPHEVNALAEMFRQHFNDKVELHNEMMAHHHQLDTENVFEPVTLMFYDFHNEDMRNNFFGSNQQFADDLANQFSLQLIQFLHQGLITQKDIHNSDFFQVQAAGELERIQIEQAHFEPEDYGNDEQQHQLNFIPDDQQQQYQEFHHPEREIMGNEKTALVFNPHTGFYEEVNTESEATDMIQSAKVVSEQSITGENSNRLRTFNVDREIDHIEVHKPAWIEYPREIQKKLTEPSTTTMSPSDNFYASTYDQQPIYDRNSLMKLSRETSFGNNNVMPLVRKKPKPTFTTITSTTTKKPTKVSNVMSMLEHKKDTFNATAVMEKLKHEMQKHRDMEENATETHFMGLSSNKDQEKISYSIVDNAAKNIRDSQSSFEEDSTDENVTLLDDLEKTTMPITTISQNANALYSAPLAPYPEQYQLLLQDVQNEQIPNNQFDQFHMDQQQETIHPDDIIDINQIEEIQEHISGSEQQQKQEHSAKTVETISTSTPKSKPWWKVFG, encoded by the exons ATGATagtgattttcgaaaaattgttgttgttttcagtGTTAGGCACTGTGGTTCTTGCCCACCCGGGAAAGCTAAAAGagcctaaatttgaatttcaacagATTGCGCAAGCTTTTGAAAGTCGCGAAAAAATGGTATCGCCGAT CCATGAAAGTGATTCAGAAACGGCCAAGGTTGTTCCAGTTCAATTTGAAGGAATGCCATGGTCACAAAGCCATCCACACGAGGTAAACGCTTTAGCAGAAATGTTTCGACAGCATTTCAATGATAAAGTAGAACTGCATAATGAGATGATGGCACATCACCATCAACTTGATACTGAGAATGTATTTGAACCAG TGACGTTGATGTTCTATGATTTCCACAACGAAGATATGAGAAACAATTTCTTTGGGTCGAATCAACAGTTTGCAGATGATCTAGCTAATCAGTTTTCGCTTCAATTGATAcagtttcttcatcaaggaCTTATAACACAAAAAGACATACataattcggatttttttcaagtacaaGCTGCTGGTGAGTTGGAGCGAATCCAAATTGAGCAAGCACATTTTGAACCCGAAGATTATGGTAACGATGAACAACAACATCAACTCAACTTCATACCGGATGATCAGCAGCAACAATATCAAGAATTCCATCATCCAGAAAGAGAAATCATGGGCAACGAAAAAACCGCTCTCGTTTTTAATCCTCACACGGGATTTTATGAAGAAGTTAACACTGAATCCGAGGCTACAGATATGATTCAATCTGCTAAAGTTGTTTCTGAACAATCTATTACCGGTGAAAACAGCAATCGTCTTAGAACTTTCAATGTAGATCGTGAGATCGACCATATTGAAGTCCATAAGCCAGCATGGATCGAATATCCTAGAGAAATCCAAAAGAAATTAACAGAACCAAGTACAACCACAATGTCTCCTAGCGATAACTTTTATGCAAGCACATACGATCAACAGCCGATTTACGATAGAAATTCGTTAATGAAATTGTCGAGAGAAACATCCTTTGGCAACAATAATGTTATGCCTTTAGTGCGCAAAAAGCCAAAACCTACTTTTACCACAATAACATCAACGACTACAAAAAAACCTACAAAAGTGAGCAATGTCATGTCTATGTTGGAGCATAAAAAAGACACTTTCAATGCTACCGCTGTGATGGAGAAGCTTAAACATGAAATGCAGAAGCATCGAGATATGGAAGAAAATGCTACAGAAACACACTTCATGGGATTGAGCAGTAACAAAGACCAGGAGAAGATATCCTATTCAATAGTAGACAACGCAGCGAAGAATATTCGGGATTCTCAGTCAAGCTTCGAAGAGGATTCTACCGATGAAAATGTTACCTTATTGGACGATCTGGAGAAAACAACTATGCCGATTACAACAATTTCTCAAAATGCCAATGCATTATATTCTGCTCCTTTAGCGCCGTACCCGGAGCAATATCAGTTGCTTCTTCAAGATGTACAAAACGAACag ATTCCCAACAACCAGTTTGACCAGTTTCACATGGACCAGCAACAAGAAACAATTCACCCGGATGACATTATAGATATTAATCAAATTGAAGAAATACAAGAACACATCAGTGGATCCGAACAACAGCAAAAACAAGAGCACTCGGCAAAG ACCGTGGAAACTATTTCAACCTCTACACCAAAATCAAAGCCATGGTGGAAAGTGTTTGGTTAG
- the LOC129743711 gene encoding DNA mismatch repair protein spellchecker 1 isoform X2, whose product MKPATTVRFFDRSDYYSVHGSDAEFVAKCVFKSTNVVKIMAPSGSEDEVPYVVLSKNNFESFVRDLLLVRNYRVEVFTNKNASKTSNEWVLEFKGSPGNLSQFEDLLFANNDMVTGSALTALHIKQQGKQKVIGIACIETNERLFSVSEFVDDCFFSELEALIVILGPKECIIPAGDAEYDRVKILLERNNVIVTMKKKQEFLLEKNDVVQDLNKLIRFTKGQQESANTLSETSKTVALAALGVAIRYLELVNESSNHGQYDLKLLNLNRFVHLDAAAVSALNLFPKPGTNMSSAAFKWQSILGVLDRCRTPQGHRLMAQWIKQPLRDYEVIKDRHDIVECFLNNATCRTELHEVHMKRLPDILILIKKLLRKKASLQDIFRLYQVILRIPKILRLLEEQDSTTVISTLYNPMKETVGDLKMFKSMVEQILDLEAVEKGEYLVKYTFDDQLKEYKEQMDEIEGKMKRLLSKVADDLGIEAGSTIKLDYVGHHGYHFRMSLKDEPLIRKSSKFQILDAIKGGVRFTNEKLADYNADITNSRECYEEQQKTVVDEVIRIAVGYVEPWTMLNNQIAQLDCFLSFAVAAASAPEPYIRPNMHPEGAGQLNLKQLRHPCLELQEDVNFIANDAVFTKDETTMYIITGPNMGGKSTFIRSVGVAVLMAHVGSFVPCSQADISIVDCILGRVGADDNLSKGLSTFMVEMVETAGIIRMATEKSLVIIDELGRGTSTYEGCGIAWSIAEYLAKETKCFTLFATHFHEITDMTETIKTVKSCHMAAIADNSSFTLLYQVKPGVMEKSFGIQVAKLANFSPDVVELAKKLYDECEDHFTQLKVAEDQEGIDAFLASLEKIAAVDPNDDNSIGTMLQDVRKCVKNTNSDYFRKTFPELYA is encoded by the exons ATG AAACCAGCTACAACGGTGCGCTTCTTCGATCGATCCGATTACTACAGTGTGCATGGTTCAGATGCCGAATTTGTGgcaaaatgtgttttcaaatcTACCAACGTAGTGAAGATTATGGCCCCTAGTGGTTCTGAGGATGAAGTGCCGTACGTTGTACTCAgtaagaataattttgaaagctttgtaCGCGATCTGCTGCTGGTTCGCAATTATCGAGTCGAGGTGTTCACGAACAAAAATGCCTCAAAGACATCCAACGAATGGGTTTTGGAGTTCAAAGGATCGCCGGGAAATTTGTCTCAATTCGAGGATCTTTTATTCGCCAACAACGACATGGTTACCGGATCGGCTTTAACAGCTTTGCACATCAAAcaacaaggaaaacaaaaagtCATCGGAATCGCTTGCATCGAAACAAATGAAAGGCTATTTTCAGTGTCGGAGTTTGTAGACGACTGCTTTTTCTCGGAGCTGGAGGCACTTATTGTTATTTTAGGTCCTAAAGAGTGCATCATTCCTGCGGGCGATGCTGAG TACGATCGTGTGAAAATCCTTCTGGAGAGAAACAATGTGATTGTCACGATGAAAAAGAAGCAAgaatttttacttgaaaaaaatgatgttgtaCAAGATCTGAATAAGTTAATACGGTTTACTAAAGGACAGCAAGAAAGCGCTAACACTCTTTCTGAAACCTCAAAAACAGTAGCTCTGGCTGCGCTTGGTGTAGCAATACGATACTTAGAATTGGTTAACGAATCGTCAAATCATGGACAGTATGATCTAAAGTTACTAAACTTGAACAG ATTCGTTCACTTGGATGCTGCAGCAGTGTCTGCTTTAAATCTCTTCCCTAAACCCGGCACGAATATGTCATCGGCTGCATTCAAATGGCAAAGTATTCTCGGAGTGCTGGATCGTTGTCGAACACCTCAAGGCCACAGGCTTATGGCTCAATGGATTAAGCAACCTTTGCGTGATTACGAGGTGATCAAAGATCGTCACGATATTGTtgaatgttttttgaataatgcTACCTGTCGCACTGAGCTTCACGAAGTTCATATGAAGCGATTGcctgatattttaattttgattaaaaaacttCTTCGCAAAAAAGCTTCTCTCCAGGACATTTTTCGGCTGTATCAAGTTATTCTTCGTATACCTAAGATCTTAAGGTTGCTCGAAGAGCAAGACAGTACAACCGTTATAAGCACACTATACAACCCGATGAAGGAAACCGTAGGAgatcttaaaatgtttaaatcgATGGTTGAACAAATTCTTGATCTAGAGGCTGTTGAAAAGGGAGAATATTTAGTGAAGTACACTTTCGACGATCAATTGAAAGAATACAAAGAACAAATGGatgaaattgaaggaaaaatgAAGCGTCTTCTATCAAAAGTAGCTGATGATCTAGGAATTGAAGCTGGAAGTACGATCAAGTTAGACTATGTGGGGCATCATGGATATCATTTTCGTATGTCGTTGAAGGACGAACCGTTGATTCGTAAAAGCTCGAAATTCCAA ATCTTAGATGCCATTAAAGGAGGAGTTAGATTCACCAACGAAAAATTAGCTGATTACAATGCTGATATCACCAATTCCCGAGAATGTTACgaagaacaacaaaaaactgTCGTGGATGAAGTTATTAGAATTGCTGTTGGATACGTCGAGCCGTGGACTATGTTGAACAATCAAATCGCTCAACTTGATTGTTTCTTGAGCTTTGCCGTAGCTGCAGCCAGCGCTCCAGAGCCATATATCCGTCCAAACATGCACCCGGAAGGTGCAGGTCAGCTAAACCTGAAACAACTGCGCCATCCATGCTTGGAGTTACAAGAAGACGTTAATTTCATTGCCAATGATGCTGTTTTTACCAAAGATGAAACTACGATGTATATTATCACAGGTCCTAATATGGGTGGAAAAAGTACATTCATAAGATCCGTTGGTGTCGCTGTGTTAATGGCACATGTTGGATCTTTCGTGCCCTGTTCCCAAGCCGATATATCCATAGTAGATTGTATTCTTGGAAGAGTTGGAGCTGATGACAATCTAAGTAAAGGATTGAGTACTTTCATGGTGGAAATGGTTGAAACGGCCGGTATTATCCGAATGGCTACAGAAAAATCCCTCGTTATTATTGATGAGCTGGGCCGTGGAACATCAACTTACGAAGGCTGTGGTATTGCGTGGTCAATTGCTGAATATCTAGCTAAAGAAACTAAATGCTTCACGCTATTCGCAACTCATTTTCACGAAATCACCGATATGACTGAAACtatcaaaactgttaaaagttGTCACATGGCAGCAATCGCCGATAACAGCAGTTTTACTCTTCTGTATCAAGTTAAGCCAGGAGTAATGGAGAAGAGTTTTGGGATACAGGTAGCTAAGCTTGCCAATTTTTCACCTGACGTTGTGGAG CTGGCTAAAAAACTCTATGATGAATGTGAGGATCATTTCACACAGCTTAAAGTTGCTGAAGATCAGGAAGGAATCGACGCATTTTTGGCATCACTTGAAAAAATAGCAGCTGTTGATCCCAATGATGATAATTCGATTGGCACCATGCTGCAAGACGTCCGAAAATGCGTTAAAAACACAAACAGTGATTATTTTCGTAAAACATTCCCCGAATTGTAtgcttaa
- the LOC129743711 gene encoding DNA mismatch repair protein spellchecker 1 isoform X1, translating to MANLKPLKSLNLDTTQQKNFIKYFKSLPDKPATTVRFFDRSDYYSVHGSDAEFVAKCVFKSTNVVKIMAPSGSEDEVPYVVLSKNNFESFVRDLLLVRNYRVEVFTNKNASKTSNEWVLEFKGSPGNLSQFEDLLFANNDMVTGSALTALHIKQQGKQKVIGIACIETNERLFSVSEFVDDCFFSELEALIVILGPKECIIPAGDAEYDRVKILLERNNVIVTMKKKQEFLLEKNDVVQDLNKLIRFTKGQQESANTLSETSKTVALAALGVAIRYLELVNESSNHGQYDLKLLNLNRFVHLDAAAVSALNLFPKPGTNMSSAAFKWQSILGVLDRCRTPQGHRLMAQWIKQPLRDYEVIKDRHDIVECFLNNATCRTELHEVHMKRLPDILILIKKLLRKKASLQDIFRLYQVILRIPKILRLLEEQDSTTVISTLYNPMKETVGDLKMFKSMVEQILDLEAVEKGEYLVKYTFDDQLKEYKEQMDEIEGKMKRLLSKVADDLGIEAGSTIKLDYVGHHGYHFRMSLKDEPLIRKSSKFQILDAIKGGVRFTNEKLADYNADITNSRECYEEQQKTVVDEVIRIAVGYVEPWTMLNNQIAQLDCFLSFAVAAASAPEPYIRPNMHPEGAGQLNLKQLRHPCLELQEDVNFIANDAVFTKDETTMYIITGPNMGGKSTFIRSVGVAVLMAHVGSFVPCSQADISIVDCILGRVGADDNLSKGLSTFMVEMVETAGIIRMATEKSLVIIDELGRGTSTYEGCGIAWSIAEYLAKETKCFTLFATHFHEITDMTETIKTVKSCHMAAIADNSSFTLLYQVKPGVMEKSFGIQVAKLANFSPDVVELAKKLYDECEDHFTQLKVAEDQEGIDAFLASLEKIAAVDPNDDNSIGTMLQDVRKCVKNTNSDYFRKTFPELYA from the exons AAACCAGCTACAACGGTGCGCTTCTTCGATCGATCCGATTACTACAGTGTGCATGGTTCAGATGCCGAATTTGTGgcaaaatgtgttttcaaatcTACCAACGTAGTGAAGATTATGGCCCCTAGTGGTTCTGAGGATGAAGTGCCGTACGTTGTACTCAgtaagaataattttgaaagctttgtaCGCGATCTGCTGCTGGTTCGCAATTATCGAGTCGAGGTGTTCACGAACAAAAATGCCTCAAAGACATCCAACGAATGGGTTTTGGAGTTCAAAGGATCGCCGGGAAATTTGTCTCAATTCGAGGATCTTTTATTCGCCAACAACGACATGGTTACCGGATCGGCTTTAACAGCTTTGCACATCAAAcaacaaggaaaacaaaaagtCATCGGAATCGCTTGCATCGAAACAAATGAAAGGCTATTTTCAGTGTCGGAGTTTGTAGACGACTGCTTTTTCTCGGAGCTGGAGGCACTTATTGTTATTTTAGGTCCTAAAGAGTGCATCATTCCTGCGGGCGATGCTGAG TACGATCGTGTGAAAATCCTTCTGGAGAGAAACAATGTGATTGTCACGATGAAAAAGAAGCAAgaatttttacttgaaaaaaatgatgttgtaCAAGATCTGAATAAGTTAATACGGTTTACTAAAGGACAGCAAGAAAGCGCTAACACTCTTTCTGAAACCTCAAAAACAGTAGCTCTGGCTGCGCTTGGTGTAGCAATACGATACTTAGAATTGGTTAACGAATCGTCAAATCATGGACAGTATGATCTAAAGTTACTAAACTTGAACAG ATTCGTTCACTTGGATGCTGCAGCAGTGTCTGCTTTAAATCTCTTCCCTAAACCCGGCACGAATATGTCATCGGCTGCATTCAAATGGCAAAGTATTCTCGGAGTGCTGGATCGTTGTCGAACACCTCAAGGCCACAGGCTTATGGCTCAATGGATTAAGCAACCTTTGCGTGATTACGAGGTGATCAAAGATCGTCACGATATTGTtgaatgttttttgaataatgcTACCTGTCGCACTGAGCTTCACGAAGTTCATATGAAGCGATTGcctgatattttaattttgattaaaaaacttCTTCGCAAAAAAGCTTCTCTCCAGGACATTTTTCGGCTGTATCAAGTTATTCTTCGTATACCTAAGATCTTAAGGTTGCTCGAAGAGCAAGACAGTACAACCGTTATAAGCACACTATACAACCCGATGAAGGAAACCGTAGGAgatcttaaaatgtttaaatcgATGGTTGAACAAATTCTTGATCTAGAGGCTGTTGAAAAGGGAGAATATTTAGTGAAGTACACTTTCGACGATCAATTGAAAGAATACAAAGAACAAATGGatgaaattgaaggaaaaatgAAGCGTCTTCTATCAAAAGTAGCTGATGATCTAGGAATTGAAGCTGGAAGTACGATCAAGTTAGACTATGTGGGGCATCATGGATATCATTTTCGTATGTCGTTGAAGGACGAACCGTTGATTCGTAAAAGCTCGAAATTCCAA ATCTTAGATGCCATTAAAGGAGGAGTTAGATTCACCAACGAAAAATTAGCTGATTACAATGCTGATATCACCAATTCCCGAGAATGTTACgaagaacaacaaaaaactgTCGTGGATGAAGTTATTAGAATTGCTGTTGGATACGTCGAGCCGTGGACTATGTTGAACAATCAAATCGCTCAACTTGATTGTTTCTTGAGCTTTGCCGTAGCTGCAGCCAGCGCTCCAGAGCCATATATCCGTCCAAACATGCACCCGGAAGGTGCAGGTCAGCTAAACCTGAAACAACTGCGCCATCCATGCTTGGAGTTACAAGAAGACGTTAATTTCATTGCCAATGATGCTGTTTTTACCAAAGATGAAACTACGATGTATATTATCACAGGTCCTAATATGGGTGGAAAAAGTACATTCATAAGATCCGTTGGTGTCGCTGTGTTAATGGCACATGTTGGATCTTTCGTGCCCTGTTCCCAAGCCGATATATCCATAGTAGATTGTATTCTTGGAAGAGTTGGAGCTGATGACAATCTAAGTAAAGGATTGAGTACTTTCATGGTGGAAATGGTTGAAACGGCCGGTATTATCCGAATGGCTACAGAAAAATCCCTCGTTATTATTGATGAGCTGGGCCGTGGAACATCAACTTACGAAGGCTGTGGTATTGCGTGGTCAATTGCTGAATATCTAGCTAAAGAAACTAAATGCTTCACGCTATTCGCAACTCATTTTCACGAAATCACCGATATGACTGAAACtatcaaaactgttaaaagttGTCACATGGCAGCAATCGCCGATAACAGCAGTTTTACTCTTCTGTATCAAGTTAAGCCAGGAGTAATGGAGAAGAGTTTTGGGATACAGGTAGCTAAGCTTGCCAATTTTTCACCTGACGTTGTGGAG CTGGCTAAAAAACTCTATGATGAATGTGAGGATCATTTCACACAGCTTAAAGTTGCTGAAGATCAGGAAGGAATCGACGCATTTTTGGCATCACTTGAAAAAATAGCAGCTGTTGATCCCAATGATGATAATTCGATTGGCACCATGCTGCAAGACGTCCGAAAATGCGTTAAAAACACAAACAGTGATTATTTTCGTAAAACATTCCCCGAATTGTAtgcttaa